One Scyliorhinus canicula chromosome 9, sScyCan1.1, whole genome shotgun sequence DNA segment encodes these proteins:
- the nob1 gene encoding RNA-binding protein NOB1 isoform X2 produces the protein MVITTVEHVVADAGAFLKNAPLQEFGKNIYTLREVVNEIRDKETKRRLAVLPYQLKFKEPFPEYIQKVTEFSKRTGDYPSLSATDIKVLALTYQLEAEFVGIGHLKKEPAQKVEVSTTLRHPESLINIAGFHLPSKRPEEARPKGTCSLPLDAEEACSSTRTKHSSELTVVDSSEFNAFQYWRNPLPSIEEDLLDFLGKENFCISRGRPFEQQQEEQDESEEDDDADDDGWITPSNIQQIHQDMGCSETVADVKVGCMTTDFSMQNVLIQMGLHVISLKGMLIKQARNYILRCHACFKTTTNMNKTFCPSCGNKTLKKVAVTVNEDGSIHMHFSKNPKVLNARGLRYSLPLPHGGKHGNNPHLSEDQSFPQQRLSKKARQKTNVFDPDYTAGVSPFVENDIYSRAAHLNIRDNRIGAGRRRMNPNAGTKKFVKKK, from the exons ATGGTGATCACTACAGTGGAGCATGTCGTAGCAGATGCTGGAGCTTTCTTAAAGAACGCGCCACTCCAG GAGTTTGGAAAAAACATCTACACACTAAGGGAGGTTGTGAATGAAATACGGGACAAGGAAACTAAACGAAGGCTGGCAGTTTTACCATACCAGCTCAAATTTAAAGAACCATTTCCTGAATATATCCAAAAAG TAACCGAGTTTTCCAAAAGAACTGGAGACTATCCCAGTCTCTCAGCAACTGACATTAAGGTTCTGGCACTAACCTATCAGCTTGAAGCTGAATTTGTGGGAATTGGCCACTTGAAAAAAGAACCTGCACAAAAA GTTGAAGTGAGTACCACTTTAAGACACCCAGAGTCGCTGATCAACATAGCAGGCTTTCATCTGCCATCTAAG CGTCCGGAAGAAGCTCGTCCAAAGGGAACTTGTTCACTCCCTTTAGATGCAGAGGAAGCTTGCAGTTCCACCAGAACAAAACACTCCAGTGAATTGACTGTGGTTGATTCATCAGAATTCAATGCCTTTCAGTATTGGAGAAACCCTCTGCCGAGCATTGAAGAAGATCTTCTAGACTTTCTG GGAAAAGAGAATTTCTGCATTTCAAGAGGGAGACCATTtgaacaacagcaagaagaacagGATGAAAGCGAGGAGGATGATGATGCTGATGATGATGGGTGGATAACGCCTAGTAATATTCAGCAAATCCACCAGGATATGGGCTGCTCTGAGACAGTAGCAGATGTCAAAGTTGGTTGTATGACTACAGATTTTTCCATGCAg AATGTCCTTATTCAGATGGGGCTTCATGTGATTTCATTAAAAGGAATGCTTATAAAACAAGCAAGAAACTATATTCTACGTTGTCATGCATGTTTCAA GACTACAACTAACATGAACAAGACATTCTGCCCAAGCTGTGGTAACAAGACTCTGAAGAAGGTAGCAGTGACTGTAAATGAGGACGGCAGTATTCATATGCATTTTTCAAAAAATCCTAAAGTGCTGAATGCACGAGGACTGAGG TATTCTCTCCCATTACCACATGGTGGGAAACATGGCAATAATCCACATTTGAGTGAAGATCAGAGCTTTCCTCAGCAACGACTGTCCAAAAAAGCTAGGCAAAAGACAAATGTATTTGACCCTGATTACACTGCTGGGGTTTCTCCATTCGTGGAGAATGACATCTACAGCAGAGCTGCCCACTTAAATATTCGGGATAACAGAATTGGAGctgggaggaggagaatgaacCCAAATGCTGGAACAAAAAAATTTGTTAAgaagaaataa
- the nob1 gene encoding RNA-binding protein NOB1 isoform X1, with protein sequence MVITTVEHVVADAGAFLKNAPLQEFGKNIYTLREVVNEIRDKETKRRLAVLPYQLKFKEPFPEYIQKVTEFSKRTGDYPSLSATDIKVLALTYQLEAEFVGIGHLKKEPAQKVEVSTTLRHPESLINIAGFHLPSKQRPEEARPKGTCSLPLDAEEACSSTRTKHSSELTVVDSSEFNAFQYWRNPLPSIEEDLLDFLGKENFCISRGRPFEQQQEEQDESEEDDDADDDGWITPSNIQQIHQDMGCSETVADVKVGCMTTDFSMQNVLIQMGLHVISLKGMLIKQARNYILRCHACFKTTTNMNKTFCPSCGNKTLKKVAVTVNEDGSIHMHFSKNPKVLNARGLRYSLPLPHGGKHGNNPHLSEDQSFPQQRLSKKARQKTNVFDPDYTAGVSPFVENDIYSRAAHLNIRDNRIGAGRRRMNPNAGTKKFVKKK encoded by the exons ATGGTGATCACTACAGTGGAGCATGTCGTAGCAGATGCTGGAGCTTTCTTAAAGAACGCGCCACTCCAG GAGTTTGGAAAAAACATCTACACACTAAGGGAGGTTGTGAATGAAATACGGGACAAGGAAACTAAACGAAGGCTGGCAGTTTTACCATACCAGCTCAAATTTAAAGAACCATTTCCTGAATATATCCAAAAAG TAACCGAGTTTTCCAAAAGAACTGGAGACTATCCCAGTCTCTCAGCAACTGACATTAAGGTTCTGGCACTAACCTATCAGCTTGAAGCTGAATTTGTGGGAATTGGCCACTTGAAAAAAGAACCTGCACAAAAA GTTGAAGTGAGTACCACTTTAAGACACCCAGAGTCGCTGATCAACATAGCAGGCTTTCATCTGCCATCTAAG CAGCGTCCGGAAGAAGCTCGTCCAAAGGGAACTTGTTCACTCCCTTTAGATGCAGAGGAAGCTTGCAGTTCCACCAGAACAAAACACTCCAGTGAATTGACTGTGGTTGATTCATCAGAATTCAATGCCTTTCAGTATTGGAGAAACCCTCTGCCGAGCATTGAAGAAGATCTTCTAGACTTTCTG GGAAAAGAGAATTTCTGCATTTCAAGAGGGAGACCATTtgaacaacagcaagaagaacagGATGAAAGCGAGGAGGATGATGATGCTGATGATGATGGGTGGATAACGCCTAGTAATATTCAGCAAATCCACCAGGATATGGGCTGCTCTGAGACAGTAGCAGATGTCAAAGTTGGTTGTATGACTACAGATTTTTCCATGCAg AATGTCCTTATTCAGATGGGGCTTCATGTGATTTCATTAAAAGGAATGCTTATAAAACAAGCAAGAAACTATATTCTACGTTGTCATGCATGTTTCAA GACTACAACTAACATGAACAAGACATTCTGCCCAAGCTGTGGTAACAAGACTCTGAAGAAGGTAGCAGTGACTGTAAATGAGGACGGCAGTATTCATATGCATTTTTCAAAAAATCCTAAAGTGCTGAATGCACGAGGACTGAGG TATTCTCTCCCATTACCACATGGTGGGAAACATGGCAATAATCCACATTTGAGTGAAGATCAGAGCTTTCCTCAGCAACGACTGTCCAAAAAAGCTAGGCAAAAGACAAATGTATTTGACCCTGATTACACTGCTGGGGTTTCTCCATTCGTGGAGAATGACATCTACAGCAGAGCTGCCCACTTAAATATTCGGGATAACAGAATTGGAGctgggaggaggagaatgaacCCAAATGCTGGAACAAAAAAATTTGTTAAgaagaaataa